Proteins from one Aythya fuligula isolate bAytFul2 chromosome 23, bAytFul2.pri, whole genome shotgun sequence genomic window:
- the FAM229A gene encoding protein FAM229A yields MSSQETPQVRRFPIEAGDCPSLAAAPEAQEPVGAEHSPHRQLRRCPGSHCLTLPHVPIDVFLAMGGNCRPRAT; encoded by the exons ATGAGCTCCCAGGAAACACCGCAGGTCCGGAGGTTCCCCATCGAGGCAGGTGACTGTCCCAGCCTGGCCGCGGCTCCAGAGGCTCAGGAGCCGGTGGGTGCCGAGCA ctctccccacaGGCAGCTGCGGCGATGCCCTGGGAGCCACTGCCTGACCCTGCCCCACGTCCCCATTGACGTCTTCCTTGCCATGGGAGGGAACTGCCGGCCACGCGCCACCTGA
- the ZBTB8A gene encoding zinc finger and BTB domain-containing protein 8A — MEISSHQFHLLQQLNEQRRQDLFCDCNILVEGKVFKAHRNVLFASSGYFKMLLSQSSKETTQPTTATFQAFSPDTFTVILDFVYSGKLSLTGQNVIEVMSAASYLQMTDVISVCKTFIKSSLDISEKEKDRYFSLSDKEVNSNGVDRSCLYSAGWRAESSPPHSHLNPDQGTCMMGGNAWSNFNYYPASQRNAQQQLSKHDQRQDSIKKSRHLGLQQPSDIPHYKSSKLEDRAAEPAGHITQSEEQVQIETEVESPHVGYQYGQGSDVISRSLAVSQQEHESPRSSSKSKSSKADEPYASMPSILGVMGGWTEDDLPRMRFKCPFCTHVVKRKADLKRHLRCHTGERPYPCEACGKRFSRLDHLSSHFRTIHQACKPICRKCKRHVTELTGQVVQEGTRRYRLCNECLAEAGIDSIRIDLEAEAPLEFPADGDKDSRWHYGEDNRSDVEIVEDGSSDLVIQQVDDSEDEADEKDVKPSIR; from the exons ATGGAGATTTCTTCTCATCAGTTTCACCTCTTGCAGCAACTAAATGAGCAGCGCAGGCAGGACTTGTTCTGTGACTGCAATATCCTGGTGGAGGGAAAGGTCTTTAAAGCACACCGAAATGTGCTGTTTGCCAGCAGCGGGTATTTCAAAATGCTCCTTTCACAGAGTTCGAAGGAAACTACTCAGCCAACGACAGCCACCTTCCAGGCCTTTTCTCCTGACACATTTACGGTTATCCTAGATTTTGTGTATTCAGGCAAACTGTCCCTCACCGGTCAGAATGTCATTGAAGTCATGTCAGCAGCAAGCTATCTTCAGATGACCGACGTTATCAGTGTGTGCAAAACATTCATTAAGTCTTCGCTAGACATCAGCGAGAAGGAGAAGGATCGCTACTTCAGCCTGTCAGACAAAGAGGTAAATTCAAATGGCGTGGATCGATCCTGCTTGTACAGCGCTGGCTGGCGAGCAGAAAGCAGCCCCCCGCATTCCCACTTAAATCCAGATCAAGGGACTTGCATGATGGGTGGAAACGCTTGGAGCAATTTCAACTACTATCCTGCTTCTCAAAGAAATGCGCAGCAACAGCTGTCCAAACATGACCAAAGGCAGGATTCCATCAAGAAATCCCGGCACCTGGGACTACAGCAACCTTCTGACATTCCTCACTATAAATCAAGCAAACTGGAGGACAGGGCTGCTGagcctgctggccacattaCTCAGTCCGAGGAGCAAGTTCAGATTGAAACAGAAGTTGAATCTCCTCATGTGGGATACCAGTACGGTCAAGGGTCTGATGTGATCTCAAGAAGCTTGGCTGTGTCACAGCAGGAGCACGAATCACCCCGTTCTTCGAGTAAATCCAAATCTTCAAAAGCAGATGAGCCGTATGCAAGCATGCCCTCTATTCTAGGTGTCATGGGAGGCTGGACTGAAg ATGATCTGCCCAGGATGAGGTTCAAGTGCCCGTTCTGTACTCACgtggtaaaaagaaaagcagacctAAAGCGTCACCTTCGCTGTCACACAGGAGAGCGCCCTTACCCTTGTGAGGCATGTGGGAAAAGATTTAGCAGGCTAGATCACCTAAGTAGCCATTTTCGAACA ATTCATCAGGCTTGTAAACCTATCTGCAGAAAGTGTAAACGCCACGTGACTGAGCTAACAGGACAAGTGGTCCAAGAGGGGACAAGACGTTACAGACTCTGTAATGAGTGCTTGGCTGAAGCTGGCATAGACAGTATTCGCATTGACTTGGAGGCTGAAGCACCCCTTGAATTTCCAGCAGATGGGGATAAGGATTCCAGGTGGCACTATGGAGAAGACAACAGATCTGATGTGGAGATTGTGGAGGATGGGTCATCCGACTTGGTCATTCAGCAGGTTGATGACAGTGAGGATGAAGCAGATGAAAAGGATGTAAAACCAAGCATTAGGTAG
- the BSDC1 gene encoding BSD domain-containing protein 1, producing MADGEEAGWWRGWLQQSFQAVRDKSSEALEFMKRDLAEFTQVVQHDTACTIAATASVVKDKLARAEGSSGATEKVRKGISDFLGVISDTFAPSPDKTIDCDVITLMATPTGTTEPYDSAKARLYSLQSDPATYCNEPDGPAELLEAWLSQFHLEEKKGEIAELLATSPSIRALYTKMVPVAVSHSEFWQRYFYKLHRLEQDEARREALKQRAEQSIHREEPGWEEDEEELLGMSPLPCANVKFPEAAEKAAAPAAPEGSHPASRKGPSEEGWAVLPPELAPAEGSPSESSESISLVTQIANPASVPAAQLQTGAQPDGARDLSQRLLEATSEEPSSLPKPPEPGHPPAPAREPAASSEQPAVTEPREVESRAQGRTETLKEEGPTDLRIFELNSDSGKSTPSNNGKKGSSTDISEDWEKDFDLDMTEEEVQLVLSKVEASGELEDEEWEDWE from the exons ATGGCGGACGG GGAGGAGGCGGGCTGGTggcggggctggctgcagcagagcttcCAGGCCGTCAGGGACAAG TCCTCAGAAGCTCTGGAGTTCATGAAGCGGGACCTGGCCGAGTTCACCCAAGTAGTGCAGCATGACACGGCCTGCACGATCGCTGCTACGGCCAGCGTGGTCAAGGACAAACTGGCA AGGGCAGAAGGTTCCTCAGGTGCGACTGAAAAGGTGAGGAAGGGGATTTCTGACTTCCTGGGCGTCATCTCAGACACATTTGCCCCCTCGCCGGACAAAACCATCGACTGCGATGTCATAACGTTGATGGCAACCCCCACGGGGACCACAGAACCCTACGACAGCGCGAAG GCTCGCCTCTACAGCCTCCAGTCAGACCCAGCCACCTACTGCAACGAACCCGATG GCCCTGCTGAGCTCCTCGAGGCCTGGCTCTCCCAATTTcacctggaggagaagaaaggggagatCGCGGAGCTGCTGGCAACCAGCCCTTCCATACGGGCTCTGTACACTAAAATG GTCCCCGTGGCTGTTTCCCACTCTGAGTTCTGGCAGCGCTACTTCTACAAATTGCATCGCCTGGAGCAG gaTGAAGCCCGGAGGGAGGCTCTGAAGCAGCGCGCGGAGCAGAGCATTCACCGGgaggagccaggctgggaaGAGGATGAAG AGGAGCTCTTGGGGATGTCCCCCCTGCCTTGTGCAAACGTGAAAtttccagaagcagcagagaaagcagctgcccctgcagccccggAGGGAAGCCACCCCGCTTCTCGCAAGGGTCCCTCAGAGGAAGGCTGGGCTGTCCTCCCTCCTGAGCTGGCCCCAGCAGAGGGGAGCCCCTCCGAGAGCAGTGAGAGCATCTCCCTTGTGACTCAGATTGCAAaccctgcctctgtgcctgcCGCACAGCTACAGACTGGAGCACAACCAGACGGGGCCAGAGACCTCTCCCAGAGGCTGCTGGAAGCCACTTCGGAAGAGCCGAGCTCTCTGCCAAAGCCCCCAGAACCTGGGCATCCTCCTGCACCTGCCCGGGAGCCCGCAGCATCCTCCGAGCAGCCGGCTGTTACAGAGCCCAGAGAGGtggagagcagagcccagggcaggACAGAGACTCTGAAAGAGGAGGGACCAACGGATCTACGGATCTTTGAGCTGAACTCGGACAGTGGGAAGTCCACCCCCTCCAACAACGGCAAGAAAG GCTCCAGCACGGATATCAGCGAGGACTGGGAGAAGGACTTTGATCTGGACATGACTGAAGAGGAGGTGCAGCTGGTGCTGTCCAAGGTGGAAGCCTCTGGGGAG CTTGAAGATGAAGAGTGGGAAGACTGGGAATAA
- the ZBTB8B gene encoding zinc finger and BTB domain-containing protein 8B translates to MEVQSYYAKLLGELNEQRKRDFFCDCSIIVEGRIFKAHKNILFANSGYFRALLIHYIQDSGRHSTASLDIVTSEAFSVILDFLYSGKLDLCGENVIEVMSAASYLQMTDVVNFCKAYIRSSLDICRKIEREAAFYQADSGSGGSAREGPSYGSKSQGSAPASSLQDKERVGGCQRDPPCGECSGCHPLELVVRDPVSSDSPEDVNSSLPKGVEPKVEFDSDEVEVEVGERLQQYPTPLSLEQMDEGLHGGQAMDLACNNYHMKQFLEALLRNSSAQRKDDVVHHFVRGFEGRPEDAGVAMSSMMDIHSDWYGEDAGDVLVVPIKLHKCPFCPYTAKQKGILKRHIRSHTGERPYPCETCGKRFTRQEHLRSHALSVHRSNKPIICKGCRRTFTSSLSQGLRRFGLCDSCTCVTTTHDDSMPINLSLMEPSSEGQEKGDTDNDWPIYVESGEENDPADDDDADADDKQEIHRSLSDRETLM, encoded by the exons ATGGAGGTGCAGTCGTACTACGCCaagctgctgggggagctgaACGAGCAGCGCAAGCGGGACTTCTTCTGCGACTGCAGCATCATCGTGGAGGGGCGCATCTTCAAGGCGCACAAGAACATCCTCTTCGCCAACAGCGGCTACTTCCGCGCGCTGCTCATCCACTACATCCAGGACAGCGGGCGGCACAGCACCGCGTCCCTCGACATCGTCACCTCCGAGGCCTTCTCCGTCATCCTGGATTTCCTCTACTCGGGGAAGCTGGATCTGTGCGGGGAGAACGTCATCGAGGTGATGTCGGCGGCCAGCTACCTGCAGATGACCGACGTGGTGAACTTCTGCAAGGCCTACATCAGGTCGTCCTTGGATATCTGCAGGAAGATAGAGAGGGAGGCCGCCTTCTACCAGGCCGACAGCGGGAGCGGGGGCTCCGCGAGGGAGGGCCCCTCGTACGGCTCCAAGAGCCAGGGCTCTGCCCCCGCCTCGTCCCTGCAGGACAAGGAGAGGGTGGGGGGCTGTCAGCGAGACCCCCCCTGCGGGGAGTGCAGCGGCTGCCACCCCCTGGAGCTCGTGGTGAGGGACCCGGTGAGCAGCGACTCCCCGGAGGACGTCAATTCCTCGCTGCCCAAGGGGGTGGAACCCAAGGTGGAGTTCGACTCGGATgaggtggaggtggaggtgggtgAGCGGCTGCAGCAGTACCCGACCCCGCTGTCCCTGGAGCAGATGGACGAGGGGCTGCACGGCGGGCAGGCGATGGACCTGGCCTGCAACAATTACCACATGAAGCAGTTCCTGGAGGCTCTGCTGCGCAACAGCTCGGCTCAGAGGAAGGACGACGTGGTTCATCACTTCGTCCGGGGCTTTGAGGGTAGGCCAGAGGATGCGGGGGTAGCCATGAGCTCCATGATGGACATTCACAGCGACTGGTATGGTGAGGACGCAG GAGACGTGTTAGTTGTGCCCATCAAGCTTCACAAATGTCCGTTCTGTCCCTACACGGCCAAGCAGAAAGGAATACTGAAGCGGCACATTCGCTCTCACACAGGTGAGAGACCCTACCCCTGTGAGACCTGTGGGAAGCGTTTCACCCGGCAGGAACACCTTCGGAGTCACGCTTTAAGT GTGCATCGATCGAACAAGCCAATTATCTGCAAAGGTTGCAGGAGAACATTCACGAGTAGCCTGTCTCAAGGATTGCGACGCTTTGGCTTGTGTGACAGCTGCACTTGTGTGACCACTACGCACGACGACTCGATGCCCATTAACCTCAGCCTGATGGAACCTTCCTCAGAGGGCCAGGAGAAGGGTGACACGGATAACGACTGGCCCATATATGTGGAGTCCGGGGAGGAAAACGATCCAGctgatgatgatgatgctgATGCTGATGACAAGCAGGAGATCCACAGGAGTTTATCAGATCGAGAAACACTTATGTAG
- the TSSK3 gene encoding testis-specific serine/threonine-protein kinase 3 has protein sequence MEEFLLANGYQLGKTIGEGTYSKVKEALSLKHQKKVAIKIIDKKEGPEEFIQRFLPRELQIVGCLDHKNIIRVYEMLESAEGKIYLVMELAEDGDIFDCVLREGPLPERRARALFRQLVEAIRYCHGCGVAHRDLKCENALLQGRTVKLTDFGFAKLLPRGRRELSRTFCGSTAYAAPEVLQGVPHDSRKGDVWSLGVILYVLLCARLPFDDTNIPQMLCQQQKGVSLPRHLGVSRECQDLLKRLLEPDMIMRPSVEGVSRHPWLANP, from the exons ATGGAGGAGTTTTTGCTTGCCAATGGCTACCAGCTTGGCAAGACCATTGGGGAGGGAACTTACTCCAAAGTGAAGGAGGCCTTATCCCTAAAGCATCAGAAGAAAGtggcaattaaaataattgataaGAAGGAAGGCCCAGAAG AATTTATTCAGAGATTCCTGCCCCGGGAGCTCCAGATCGTCGGGTGCTTGGACCACAAGAACATCATCCGGGTGTACGAGATGCTGGAGTCCGCAGAGGGGAAGATCTACCTGGTGATGGAGCTGGCGGAGGACGGGGACATCTTCGACTGCGTGCTGCGCGAGGGTCCCCTGCCCGAGCGCCGTGCCAGGGCGCTCTTTCGCCAGCTGGTCGAGGCCATCCGCTACTGCCACGGCTGCGGGGTGGCTCACCGCGACCTCAAGTGCGAGAACGCCCTGCTGCAGGGCCGCACGGTCAAGCTGACGGACTTCGGCTTCGCCAAGCTGCTCCCCAGGGGCCGCCGGGAGCTGAGCCGCACCTTCTGCGGCAGCACGGCCTACGCGGCGCCCGAGGTGCTGCAGGGGGTGCCCCACGACAGCCGCAAGGGCGACGTCTGGAGCTTGGGCGTCATCCTCTACGTCCTGCTGTGCGCCCGCTTGCCCTTCGACGACACCAACATCCCCcagatgctgtgccagcagcagaaaggagtCTCCCTGCCCAGGCACCTGGGGGTCTCCAGGGAGTGCCAGGACCTCCTGAAAAGGCTCCTGGAGCCAGATATGATCATGAGGCCCTCGGTGGAGGGGGTCAGCAGGCACCCCTGGCTGGCGAACCCCTGA